Proteins encoded together in one Catellatospora citrea window:
- a CDS encoding RidA family protein, producing the protein MPGLTIHLPAVGGYAHAAAALAAHEREPSDIVHVVEYVTPAVDPTTVAAGRDVLLDGTVAPVSTIPVRGFPGSADPYRVAVTAYPGGGMLRGTDRDVLRVADGVVYLPSVYTTEGEFAEQYRACLLRVRELLSPLRLGLDALVLTTDYTATATRASYPRCGRPRRELLGDGPVHPGAAGILVDVPLAPGAMVALDSVAATGPLHAVNPGWARYDTLTYKPAVVAGRHVFGAGFGALDPVTQTAVHEHDLLAQAAFVYGNIAAVFGAAGGAHAVSLLEYVTPDAVSAYPRLADLRAEYFPGAVVTSVVCDALLRPEFLIEVVPRGLLPERAAA; encoded by the coding sequence GTGCCTGGCCTGACGATCCACCTGCCCGCGGTCGGCGGATACGCCCACGCGGCGGCCGCCCTGGCGGCGCACGAGCGGGAACCCTCCGACATCGTGCACGTCGTCGAGTACGTCACGCCGGCGGTCGATCCCACCACCGTCGCCGCGGGGCGGGACGTCCTGCTGGACGGCACGGTGGCCCCGGTGTCGACGATCCCGGTGCGCGGCTTCCCCGGCAGCGCCGACCCGTACCGCGTCGCCGTCACGGCGTACCCCGGCGGTGGCATGCTGCGCGGCACGGACCGCGACGTGCTGCGCGTCGCCGACGGCGTGGTCTACCTGCCCAGCGTGTACACCACCGAGGGCGAGTTCGCCGAGCAGTACCGGGCCTGCCTGCTGCGGGTGCGCGAGCTGCTGTCCCCGCTGCGGCTCGGTCTGGACGCCCTGGTGCTCACCACCGACTACACCGCCACCGCGACCCGCGCGTCGTACCCGCGCTGCGGGCGGCCGCGCCGTGAGCTGCTCGGCGACGGCCCCGTGCACCCGGGCGCGGCCGGCATCCTGGTGGACGTGCCGCTCGCGCCCGGCGCGATGGTGGCGCTCGACTCGGTCGCCGCCACCGGCCCGCTGCACGCGGTCAACCCCGGCTGGGCCAGGTACGACACGCTCACCTACAAACCCGCGGTGGTCGCCGGGCGGCACGTGTTCGGCGCGGGCTTCGGCGCGCTCGACCCGGTGACGCAGACCGCGGTGCACGAGCACGACCTGCTCGCCCAGGCCGCGTTCGTGTACGGCAACATCGCCGCGGTGTTCGGCGCGGCCGGTGGTGCGCACGCGGTGTCGCTGCTGGAGTACGTCACGCCGGACGCGGTTTCGGCCTACCCGCGCCTGGCCGATCTGCGTGCCGAGTACTTCCCGGGCGCGGTGGTGACCTCGGTGGTCTGCGACGCGCTGCTGCGCCCGGAGTTCCTGATCGAGGTCGTGCCGCGCGGCCTGCTGCCCGAGCGGGCGGCGGCATGA
- a CDS encoding CaiB/BaiF CoA transferase family protein, with the protein MRPLADLRVIAVEQYGAGPFGSLHLADLGAEIIKIEDPSSGGDVGRYVPPYTDGEDSLFFETFNRGKRSLSLDLSTAAGREVFEDLVAESDAVYSNLRGDVPARMGLTYADLKHVNPRIVCCSLTGFGMTGPRAKQPGYDYILQGLAGWMSLTGEPDGPPAKSGLSMVDYSGGFVAAMALLAGVHAARRDDQGMDCDLSLFDTAVGLLTYPATWHLSAGFAPERTRHSAHPSLVPFQVFAAADGWLVVGCAKEKFWRRLAEVLELPDDPRFATFALRRQHREELLEILERAFATRTVAGWLAVLEPAGVPCGPVNDVAAALADPHTQARNMIVRTEHPAFGTVTQVASPVRVGDEPPAYRRAPRRNEDFGYVTDDLLGYGPEQVARLRAAGAFGA; encoded by the coding sequence ATGAGACCACTGGCCGACCTCCGCGTGATCGCCGTCGAGCAGTACGGCGCGGGCCCGTTCGGCAGCCTGCACCTGGCCGACCTCGGCGCGGAGATCATCAAGATCGAGGACCCGTCGTCGGGCGGCGACGTCGGCCGCTACGTGCCGCCGTACACCGACGGCGAGGACTCCCTGTTCTTCGAGACCTTCAACCGGGGCAAGCGTTCGCTGTCGCTCGACCTGTCCACGGCCGCGGGCCGCGAGGTGTTCGAGGACCTGGTCGCCGAGTCCGACGCCGTCTACTCCAACCTGCGCGGCGACGTGCCCGCCCGGATGGGCCTGACCTACGCCGACCTCAAGCACGTCAACCCCCGCATCGTCTGCTGCTCGCTGACCGGCTTCGGGATGACCGGGCCGCGCGCCAAGCAGCCCGGCTACGACTACATCCTGCAGGGCCTGGCCGGCTGGATGTCGCTGACCGGCGAGCCGGACGGCCCGCCCGCGAAGTCCGGACTGTCCATGGTGGACTACTCCGGCGGCTTCGTCGCGGCGATGGCGCTGCTCGCGGGCGTGCACGCGGCGCGGCGCGACGACCAGGGCATGGACTGCGACCTGAGCCTGTTCGACACCGCCGTCGGCCTGCTCACCTACCCGGCGACCTGGCACCTGAGCGCCGGGTTCGCGCCGGAGCGCACCCGGCACTCGGCGCACCCGTCGCTGGTGCCGTTCCAGGTGTTCGCGGCCGCAGACGGGTGGCTGGTGGTCGGCTGCGCCAAGGAGAAGTTCTGGCGGCGGCTGGCCGAGGTGCTGGAGCTGCCGGACGACCCGCGCTTCGCCACGTTCGCGCTGCGCCGGCAGCACCGTGAGGAGCTGCTGGAGATCCTGGAGCGGGCGTTCGCGACCCGGACCGTGGCCGGCTGGCTCGCCGTGCTGGAGCCCGCCGGCGTGCCCTGCGGGCCGGTCAATGACGTGGCCGCCGCACTGGCCGACCCGCACACCCAGGCCCGCAACATGATCGTGCGGACCGAGCACCCGGCCTTCGGCACGGTCACCCAGGTCGCCTCGCCGGTGCGGGTCGGCGACGAGCCGCCCGCCTACCGCCGCGCCCCGCGCCGCAACGAGGACTTCGGCTACGTCACCGACGACCTGCTCGGCTACGGCCCGGAGCAGGTCGCGCGGCTGCGCGCGGCAGGGGCCTTCGGTGCCTGA
- a CDS encoding MmgE/PrpD family protein, producing the protein MPDLIAWAAGLTWAEIPEPVRAAARLRLLDGLGCLIAGVRRAEAPAAEQVARSLGGPPEATLFGHVAAAHPPIRIGAAAAAFGNAVAMHALDFDDTHATGLVHATTVTAPVTLALAEQTGASGEDLLAAYTAGLEVVCRLGAAAPHAFHARGVHATSACGTIAGAVVAARLLGLDAATTAHAAGIAASGSSGLLEFLHTGGSTKQLHPGFAAHAAIVAARLAAAGATGPAGFLDGANGLFAALAGRAPDAGMLHGGLGERWEAARITVKPYPACRLSHAAIDAAALLRRDVDVAHITAVVVRLHPDALPIVGGAGLPSTPYAAKFSAAWCVAAMLCDGALPVEVFDDPFRPDIVALARRVAIEPLRQDVPTAAADAPGHVRAQLAHGGVREVGVPRCGGAADDPGLDELLVAKARANLGERADAVLAALAALPTAPDVKELVTCLA; encoded by the coding sequence GTGCCTGACCTGATCGCCTGGGCGGCGGGCCTGACCTGGGCGGAGATCCCCGAGCCGGTGCGCGCCGCCGCGCGCTTGCGGCTCCTCGACGGGCTGGGCTGCCTGATCGCGGGCGTACGCAGAGCCGAAGCACCCGCCGCCGAGCAGGTCGCCCGCAGCCTCGGCGGCCCACCCGAGGCGACGCTGTTCGGCCACGTCGCCGCGGCACACCCTCCGATCAGGATCGGTGCTGCCGCGGCCGCGTTCGGCAACGCGGTCGCGATGCACGCGCTGGACTTCGACGACACCCATGCCACCGGCCTGGTGCACGCGACGACGGTCACCGCGCCGGTCACCCTCGCGTTGGCCGAGCAGACGGGTGCGAGCGGCGAAGACCTGCTGGCTGCGTACACGGCAGGGTTGGAGGTCGTGTGCCGCCTCGGCGCGGCGGCTCCGCACGCCTTCCACGCCCGGGGCGTGCACGCGACCTCGGCCTGCGGCACGATCGCCGGGGCTGTGGTCGCCGCGAGGCTGCTCGGGCTCGACGCCGCGACCACCGCGCACGCCGCCGGGATCGCGGCCAGCGGCTCGTCCGGGCTGCTGGAGTTCCTGCACACCGGCGGCTCCACCAAGCAGTTGCACCCCGGCTTCGCGGCCCATGCGGCGATCGTCGCCGCCCGGCTGGCGGCGGCGGGCGCGACCGGCCCGGCGGGTTTCCTCGACGGCGCGAACGGGCTGTTCGCGGCACTGGCCGGACGTGCCCCGGACGCCGGGATGCTGCACGGCGGGCTGGGCGAGCGCTGGGAGGCGGCGCGGATCACCGTGAAGCCCTATCCGGCCTGCCGGCTCAGCCACGCGGCGATCGACGCGGCCGCGCTGCTGCGCCGCGACGTGGACGTCGCGCACATCACCGCCGTCGTCGTGCGGCTGCATCCCGACGCGCTGCCGATCGTCGGCGGGGCCGGGCTGCCGTCCACGCCGTACGCGGCGAAGTTCTCCGCGGCCTGGTGCGTGGCGGCGATGCTGTGCGACGGGGCGCTGCCGGTCGAGGTGTTCGACGACCCGTTCCGTCCCGACATCGTCGCGCTGGCCCGGCGGGTGGCGATCGAGCCGCTGCGCCAGGACGTGCCGACCGCCGCGGCGGACGCGCCGGGTCACGTCCGTGCGCAGCTGGCGCACGGTGGGGTGCGCGAGGTCGGCGTGCCCCGGTGCGGCGGCGCGGCCGACGATCCCGGCCTGGACGAGCTGCTGGTGGCCAAGGCCCGCGCCAACCTGGGTGAGCGGGCCGACGCGGTGCTCGCGGCGCTGGCCGCGCTGCCCACCGCGCCCGACGTGAAGGAGCTGGTGACGTGCCTGGCCTGA